The DNA segment atgtggtgaactgggatgggattcatgttgatccatccaaagttgattcgatcagaaactggcctgcaccgcgtacaccgacggaaatacgccaattcttgggtttggcggggtattgcagacgattcattaaagacttatcgaagatcgcgcaactgcttactatgctgacacaggaaggtgtcacccaccgttggggagattcccaagagaccgcttttcagtacctgaaggacaggctctgcagcgcaactattctctcattgccggagggcacagatgactttgtggtttacggTGATACATCGATACAGGGTCTCGGTTGTGTATTGATACAACGGgataaggtcattgcttacgctcgcgacaactcaagattcatgaacggaactacacgacgcacgatatagagctgggagcggttgttttcgcgcttaagatatggcgacgctacctgtacggtaccaagtgcgcaatttacaccgatcacaggagtctcgagcatatcttcaagcagaaggagttgaacatgcgtcaacgacgatggatcgaactgcttaacgattacaaatgcgccatcaagtatcatccaggcaaggccaatgttgtggccgacgccctcagtcgaaaagacaccctacctaagcgtgtgcgagcgctacagcttactattcagtctagtctttcttctcagatacgagctgctcagatggaagctctgaaacccgaaaacgtcacagctgaagccttacgcggttcaaggcaacaaatggaacaaaaggaagacggcgcctactatgtaacggggcgtatttgggtcccactttatggcggtttacgagaacttgtgatggacgaagcgcacaagtctcgctactcggtacatccagggtcggataagatgtaccacgatatcagaacaacttattggtggccaaacatgaaagctcttatcgcaacttacgtcggcaagtgtttaacttgtgctagggttaaaatcgagtatcagaaaccatcaggcctgcttcagcaaccggaaataccacaatggaaatgggagcaaatttccatggattttgttactggccttcctagatcccagcgcgggaatgacactatctgggtgatcgttgatcgactcacaaagtctgctcacttcttggcaatcaaagaaacggataagttttctatcttagcagacatctacttgaaagacgttgtttcgaggcacggagtgccaacctctatcatttcggatcgggatgcacgattcacgtcagagctatggcaagcgaagTACAAAtatttcggctcacgattagacatgagcacagcatatcatcctcagacggatgggcagtctgagcgaacgatctagactcttgaagacatgcttcgagcatgtgttatcgaactcggcaacggctgggaaaagcaccttcctttagtggagttttcatacaataacagttaccacatcagcattcaagccgctccattcgaggcattgtacggacgtaaatgccggtcacctctctgttgggcagaggtgggggattgtcagattacgggtccagagattgtagtggacgccgcggaaaagattgcacagatacgacaacgcaaggcggcagctcgcgaccgtcagaaaagctacgcggtcaagcgtagcaagcctttggaatttcaggtcggggaccgggtgttactaaaagtctcaccctggaagggtgtggttcgatttggtaatcGAGGCAAAcgcaatccacggtatgttggaccgttcgaaatcacggaaataataggcccagtagcctacagactgaacctaccagctgaactcggtgcagttcacaatgtatttcacgtgtcgaatctgaagaaatgtctatcagatgagaccctcatagttcctttcaaggaactcactatcgacgagcggttgcagttcgtcgaggaacctgtagaaatcacggaccgggatgttaaggtcctcaaacacaagagaatccctcttgtccgagttcgttggaactccaaacgtggcccagagtacacctgggaacgcgaagaccagatgacagaaaagtatccccagttattctaaaaccgtgcaaccactactgaggctgaagctactactacagaatttcgggacgaaattccaaatcaacggggggatgatgtgacaccccaggaaaaccagtgaacgatataacttacctagcttcctcagtgagtgcgtaccaaatttcgggacgaaatttcttttaagttggggataatgtgacaactcgaacttccaagattctatttcgcatttattgcacgttcatgtattatTTAGTTGACTGATCTCACAGTTAGTTGTTATGaaattgtatatgttttgatacaatgaagtgtgttgtgtgactttgcatggttgtttgttaattgggatagacttgtcaaatatgtgaacttggtggtgaaactgtgcaattgattgagatggtgtacctttgtaaaatagaataattgagggtgtgaagagttattagtgaaaacttaattatacttaaccctaatcccctcctCCCTAATCATTCTCTCAAAATCAAAGCACGTACTTGTAACTCCCTAATCCTCTAGTaagcatcaccaccatcatcattggcacaagataatcatcacacttgattcctctttctctagaatccatcaaggtaattgcttaatcaTTGTTGGTTGTTagtaattgattgtttgattgatacaaattcatgattcttgtaattcttgaaaaaCCCTAGATTATCATATGAAGGTTCTGCGTCTTAAATTGATATTGaatattgtgatgatgatgttgattagtgaatGATCATTTACATGATGTTAAGATTCAAGGAATGTTAGAATGATTGCCTGATGATAAATTGCCGTTCTGCGAAGTGTATGAATTATGGTTTTGATAACAtagaacgtaactgatttgataTTCTTGATCCTGTGAAACGTATTGTTAATGTCTGAGTTTGTAACCTTTATGTGTATAAGAGTCTGAGTTTATTACTTGAATGTTACCCGAGTTAATGCTTGAATGTTGCCTGAGTTTATACTTGATTGTGGACCGAGTTTGTATTGAATGCAAGTCCGAGTATGAGAAGCTCACATAGTCCGACTTTAATCCTTAaatcatgtccgagtttaagcaagtaaacatgtccgagtttaatgaggaTGATGGGCCGAGTTTATTTAACCATACATGGCCCGAGCTTCTTTattacatggtccgagtttgggGTGGGGAAACAccctgtccgagtttaatgtgtttCCATATGGCCCGAGTATAATGTCTtcactttggtccgagtttagggAAGTtgattggaccgagtttattaagctcactttggtccgagtttaatgaaatgacaattggaccgagtttaagggATTGTCTTTGGGCCCGAGTTTAATGACTATAGGTTGCCCGAGTTTAATGAATATAGTTGTCCGAGCTTAATGAATATAGcttggaccgagtttatttaatggtgtttggaccgagtttaaatgACTATttagtggaccgagtttaaaaCATGATCATCCATGTCCGAATTTGTATGTTAATTATATGCCCGAGGTTGTATGCTATGTCATGTGTTATCCGAGTTTCAAAccggggaaaccccccccccccccacacttgtctgatgtGTAATTGTCTGATGTTGTGTGATTGTTCCGATGATCGAATactgaatgatatatatatatatagatatacgaTTTCATGATATGCATGCAATAAACGATTGTAATAAACTGCTAATAATCAATAAcaaatttgatgatgatgaacacacGATTAGAATAATGTTGTCTGAACTTTATAAGTGACGTGTAACCTGAGTTTAGAACAAACAGTTAAAGCTTACTGCATGTACAATATGTGACTATATGCTATTGAATGGTACTACATGATCTTATATGTGCAAACAATTCTTATCATCTCATCCTGTACACAACCCTCACACAGATCACAACCGTTTagacataagtaacatgtaaaccctacttgaatgtaacaCTTACATTGAATCACGTGCAatgcatcctaggtcgtgtgtagcgGACCTATACATTTAACTAACTCTAGaggcaataacataccgagcaaaccaaggtgagttcacacagccaaggcatggggttcccagggtgggaatgagatttgattatttactggtacttgtcaataatggaacgtagtgatgtgatttgatgaactatggtacatactccactgttgaactactactagactagtaacacttattgaactgatcttcgcacacctgccaagggttggccgcgatattatgactgacttcgcacacctgcctttggaaggccgcgaactgaaatttactaatcttcgcatacctgcctggtaggccgcgatacggataaacctagtctagaatactcgggatgaacatcccctaatatcttcgcatacctgcctgggaggccgcgatggaaaccaatacgatacacgacataacgaacgaacatactactactcacaccgtactattactgaactgttaactgtgaactcgctcaactagtttgttgatcctctgttacatgccttgcaggtcgttagatatttatggagcttgcacagggaggagcaggtcgttgtggagcatggattatgtttttaacttattgaacttatgttacacatttgggctttcgtacttatgcttccgctatacttataaactatgattatgttttgaacacccatcatattgaatgattggtttacattattatatttgatattacctacatgttcgatatgattggtggcttgatcctggtcagtcacgctcccaagcggtgatactccgcaggtggattttgggggtgtgacagtttgggtataacataaaggttggttggttggtttttgttgttgttgttattattattattattattattattattattattattattattattattattattattattaacatgaATACTTCGGTTGTCCCTCTGATATGCTTAATATTTtgatacaattttttttataccaataaacacactttatttttttttacttcatATCCTTTTAGATAtatcccaatttttttgtttacaCTTTTAGTTGTTATAGTGAGTGTGAGTGTGAGTATCATAACGAACTGAACCGATTTAATACCGACCAAATTCCGCTGCGTAGCACGGGGTATCCCACTAGTTAATAAAAATTGGTAAATATGAATTAAGCTCTACAACAATCCTTCACTTCTGAAACCATAACACTCGgttcccgagtctcatttaacaggggggAAAGTaaagagatgaaaatatgaaaaaaccATGTTCCCGAGATTTTTTAAGGATAGAAGGGTGGGGGAAAGAAGGGAAAAAGGAAGAAAATTCGTACCTAGATTGATCCTCCCAAATTCGACAGATTAGGAGAGAAAATTTTATCAATTACTAAACTACCCTCATATCTAATAAATCTCACCTTAAGTTATTTTACAGATAAATTTTGGTGCAACTTTTTCATTCCCATTTCTCTTCGCCCAAGTCTCACTCTCTGACTTTTGACACCACCACCCAAACTCCAACCACCACTCGCCACCGGCACCGGATCTCCCTCGTAGAACCACTGTTAAGGTACTATCATCCCACACTAAAACATGAACTGTAGAACTTATATGAATACAATAGTTTCCATGAAAAATTAGTAATTGGTAATccataaaaaaatttaaaagaaacaATTTTTATAATCCACCCAAATGGGTAATTGCAAATGTCAATCAAAACATTTTCTTGAATCTTGATTCTCTTAGCTAAACCCAATTTCAAAATATTTACCCAAAAACAAAATCTAAATAAAGATCCATCTGATCAACAATTCCACTTCATTAAAACCAAAGATCTACACTGATCATCTAGAAACCCCAAAAAAGACATAAATATTGTAACTTTAATACATACAAATTAAAGGATTGAAatttaaatgagaaaacaaaaACACCCAATTGAAAGATTATAATTTGTGATTACCCACCTGGTAAGAACACATAAGAAGGAGAGAGACACAGTCAGACATCTTTTTGgcatgttgtattttacacaacTTTTTACTAGAGGAGGACCGTGACAAATATCTTGAAGATGAAGTCTTACATGAGGTGCTAAATGAACTAGTAGAGAAAGAACGTCAAAGTACAAGAGGCATGCGTGAGGGTAGTACTGAAGCAGACCAATTAAGGAACTCAATTGCAAATCAAATGTGGACTAACTATTTGATGCTACCAGAAGATGAAATAGATATGTCAAATTAGTTTTAGAATAGTACATTATAGTAGTTCGTTTTCACATTGTATTGATGATTGGTGTTTGAAATTATTTATGTTATTTGGTTTTtgtattattaaatattattacatTTATCAATTTCAAGTTTTTAATTGTTCTAACGATGTATTCTTGTTGAAATTGTATTATTAACTATTATTACATTTGCCGATCGCAATTCATCATGAGCAAACATGACGTCAGTGAAAATACCAGTGAAAAAGAAAACATGATGTGGACGTAAACTATGGATAATGCATTCATACAATCCATGATAACGCAAGAGATCAATGGTTATAGGATTGGTGGAAATTTTACTCCACAAGCATACAAAAATATAGTTGCGGAGCTTAGCACAAATCTTCAAATGAATTTTACCAAAGCTCATTTGAAGAATCGTTTAAAGACGTTGAAACACCGTTTTTGTTTTTCTGCCCGGTATGATATGTTTCAGGGAAAGTCATTAAGTGGGTTCTCATGGAATCCTGAAACTCAACTAATTGAAGTGGAGGATGAAGTCTGGCAACAATTAATAGACGTAAGTGCTTTAATTATTTACTAGAATATTCAGATTATCATCTGTAATACTAATTATTTAGATTTTGTTAAATAGTCAAAGCCAACAGCTACAGCGTTGAAGACGAAGAAAATCACAAACTATCATGAAATGCTAGAATTATTTGCAAATGATAGGGCATCAGGTGCACAAGATGAAACTGCTAAAGAAAGAAATGCACGATTGTAGAAGGATGATGGCATTAACACAGAAACACCTCCAGAACTGGATGAATTCTTAGTTACCAATGATGTAACTCTAGAGAGCTAATACAATCTTGATGATGATGTTCATGTGGTTGATCTTACGTCTTCTCTACCCGAGCAGTCTTCTAGGACAAAGAAATATAAGAGTAGAAAAAGAAAATTCAAacaagaagatgatggtttaaCCTCAATGATTATGAATGGTGTTGGCAGCATAGCTAATGCTATTGCTGAAGGTAATAAAATTATTCAGGAAAGCAATAAAATACTTGAAAGAGTTCATCATCGCGAGTACACATGTGATGAAATTATTAAAGAATTGGAACCGATGGGTTTGGAACCTCAAGAAATACCACAGACTTTTAGTTATTTGTGGAGAATCAAGCTAAAGAGAGATCATTATTTAGTTGTTCTCCTAATATACGGTTGAGTTTGCTGAGATGTATGATAGGTTTAGGTAATTAAGGACTCAAGGATGCATTTATCTAGTAAAGTTTTTCTTGTTTGATAACTTAGTACGTTTATGACCTTTTTATTTGTTTCTTGTTtatttgagtttttatttgtgtcacaacccccgaccccaccctgggcgGGAGCCGTGAACAGTCAGGTGGTACTGGTATTTATTAAATTTGCAGCGgaaaaattttcatcaggaccatagttaggaaattTCAGAGTTTGGAAAACATCACATTTTTAATGTTAAATAGCCGGAATAAAGCCCATATTACAAACAAaggtttttatagggataaaccctattttgacAAAACATAATTTTCTTCCTTTAATTTAGTGACaaagccactttatttaagccttcggTGCTTCATAACATGTTCCTTTATTTCCAcagtaagttacctgaaacgcgtttaaaaacatttgatcAGCAGGAAATACTTGTGAGTTCATTCATTGgtataaaacacattcttataatTACAACatagtttttacatttgtttatctTACCAAACTACTGTTGGCTAACTCATTGTCCAATAATAAAGAAACTATTTTAAATAGTAATTGTCACTCGGTGGCAGTTCCTGtaactgtggtcatatcacccattggctaactcattgtccaatagtgaagattatcaagtaatgtatacaaaaccccacatactgatAGTAGTTTCCCAGTAAGAATACAAATACTTGATCATTGTAATGTAAGTAACAATTGggaaacatttagggttttgaaagcatttgataaaaagaaataatgactcactttgtagatttagggttttgattattATAGCCTCCTGGTATTAATCTTGGGTTCCTAATAAAAACAAAATGCAACATGTATCAGTGCATCaacctaaatcatactttaacgatacatcacgagatcaaaaccccaacgtagttaacaaagtatagccttattcagGCATCACTTTGGCATCCGTTGCTGGGTTTTAGATTGATCGGGCAGGGTATCGAATCAGTGATcagggttaaaacacttacaacggggcagagtATCGCAGATTTAGTGGTATACTGCAAAGAAAACGGAGAACGAGGGAGTGTATTCGTCAAAATTATGTCGAACTGGTGCATCTGAACATCTCCCAGACTGGCCTTTATATACCCAAAACTGGATTCTCCCTTGCGTCGTGGAAGAATATCTGACCTCTTCTGCTGTAAGACCCTCACTTGATTTATACGATCTTCATAACGTGACGACGAAACGTAATGCGGAAGCTTGTATCTTGATCGTGTTTGGTTCTTCGTTAAGCTTAATCATCCTCCGGTACTTTACATTATACctacattttataaaaaaacatgaAATTTTTTAGTTATACGACATTTATAAGTGTTTAAACCAGTCCATAAGTCAAAAAGAATAAATAACCGACATTTTCCAGATTTTTAACCCGTCGCGTGCCGCGACGGGTGTTTGGTCTATCCGTCGCGTGCCGCGAAGGCCGTGGCGGGCCGCGACAAGAATAGGTGTCccccgtcgcggggcgcgacaccctaaaatttccagaaagtttcGAGCTGGGAACTGCACATTTCCAGCTTGACCAATTTTCCCGGAAACGTTCATAACTCACTCAATTTTTATTCGTTTTACGATCCGTTTCTTCCTATGTGatcgtaatttgattctccatcatatggagttaaaatctgACATCTGGATTAATAAAATTCTTGATTTTAAGTCCTCGactttatatttaattattaaactttTGACCCATTCGTGATTTATCAAAGAATCTTGTTTCTAAAAGGTCATAAAGTATATACCAACGTATTTAACTTAAAATCTTTAACTCGGGTCCAATACTTTTATGAATTACGCAACCATTACCCAAATTATGTGCATaattcattttgacccgtttggagaATTTAAGCATTTAAGCTTAATTCTCGCTCTTCCCTTTTTATACATCTCGTTTCCATACTAAGATATCTACATATCTTCCTCCACAACTATAATTGTGGTGGATTTAATAATATAGCATACTTATTCCGAATTCTACCATTCAGATAGTCAATTTATGGCAAAGACCCATTTTGAGACGTTTGACCCGAAAAAGCTTATACCTATAACTTTTTACACTTACCAAATACTTACTTGATCAAAATGCTTATTTCTAAACAACCCTTAAGGGTCGTTTGCCCGGTTTATCGATCAAGagcgttttggtcaattttagccCTTCTTTTATGACGAAGAACTTTCAACACATATTTGACCAAATTTGCACATCTTCGCTATAATCTTActtacacatacctggctcgggttAAAGTAtagacccgttttaataccttgctttaataACTGCTAATTAATAGCGACACAAATATCCATTCGCTTTTTACTCCTGTAAGCATATGACTCGACAAAtaatcattagtcgatattgcCAAATCGTGAtatcttcaccttttgacccgtttggtctaagtgACCTTTTATCTTTGCGAGATGATATTTATTTACCATCTCATCCATATAACTCGTTCCGATTTAAACCGTACGATCATATTACTTAGAATTTATCTCTTAATTCTTGTTACTAATTATGGATTACACCATAAAGTAACTTAAATCAAACTCGTTATTTATTCGTCATTGTATGACCGAATTACcaatttacttttttttaaccATCAACATGGTTTCTTATCATTTTCACTTATTTTGTTCCGTACGACCACACATTGGAACATCATATTTCAAATACTTATTTATCTTATTCGTAATCAGTACGATAAGGGAATATTGTACAAATTAAAAggagtgtaagctttacttaccttgcatccaaatTATGTTTTTCCTTCATACTTGATtcatttgacccgcttccttcccaagcttccacctagcttgttaagcgtcaAACTACCTTTTTTATCattcgtaagatggttagattagtcaccATTATTAAGACTATCTCATCTTACGGACTTTATATCAAAATTACCATTTGTTCTCTTtttggtcagtttgactttttaaaagtcaattgCCTTTTAGCGTAAGTAATTACACTATGAAGCTCAAAAATTCATTTGAGCACTTTGTCAAATATCCGGTAGGCATTATTCTTATGCCGCCATTTTAACTACttattcaatcaagttcacataacCATAAATCATTGAATTAACACAACATCAATCATTGTATGCTAAAATATCAATATCATACAAGGATTCGGGATTGTTTTATCACTGTTAAACAATCCATTGCATTATATTTGTGGAATTTATCAAATCATCAAATTTAGCCCAATACTTTATACACTCATAAACATATGATGATTTCAAACATCATTTAACATGAGTATATCATTATTTTCATCATATCACACAAAAACCCATTTCATGGCAAGTATGATCATGTACTCAAACACAtaatttgttcaagtatcttCTTATTACTATCATGTATGATGATTCTAAACACATATATCATCCTCTTCATCATATTATTAAAACCCACTTATCCTTGTGTGGTAATTCATCTAAACATTCAAATCAGGGcaatatatgtataattttcacttagggttttgtcctaagcaagtatacatcacaATTCAGCCATAACTTCTATGATTCATACATAattcgatatttgtgatgttcattaaatttcacaacttcaaaaatcaacaaaattcTACATACCTCATcatcccctagcttgggtgatcgttAATTCATGTTCAATCATGAATTTGAGCTCCAATTagcccttcaatttgatgatttggttgtcacacccccaaaatccacacgcggagtaccaccgcttggaggcgtgacatgaccaggatcaaacaaccaatcatattgaacatgtaattaatgtcaagtaaaataaatgcaaaccaatcattcaatacgataggtgttcaaaacataattatagtatcaagtgtagcggaagcataagtatgaaaacccaaaatatatcatagttcaaatgtttaaacgttttaacatggcatccacgatccatgctccacaacgacctgctcctccttgtgcaagctccatatgtacctaaggtcctgcaaggcatgcagcagagagtcaacaactagttgagcgagttcacagttaatagttctgTAATAGTAgtggtatagtaagcattgcgttcgttcattaagtcatgtatcgtattagttcgtatcgcagccctcaaggcatgtatgcgaagattaaggaaagttctcaagtattctagactatgtatatttgtatcgcggccaccctggcatgtgtgcgaatgatagtcataatatcgcggccaacccctggcgtgtgtgcgaagatcagttcaattagtatactAGTCTAGGTCGTATCTCATCGttacccttcctcaccctgaggaccatatcattaaattctatcatctgagtaagtacgaataaataatccaaaacccattcccaccctgggaaccccatgccttggctatgtgaactcaccttggtttgctcggtatgctaagtatgtgctcacagtttatcaatcacgtcctaaagtacgcacgtaggTATAATCAGTTCATATTCACGAAGTTGTTCACGTATaagtataatcacagaagtactaaacATGTATTCAATATCAAACAAGTCAAGCACATCACTTAACAACAGTTCATCAATCCAGTTAACatttaacagagttaaatcaggttactgtgcaaattaCCCAAGTCGGCGAAACACAGGTTGGCGAAACACTTGTTTGACGAAACACTTTATTGACGAGACACGTTCTGTTTCGCCAaccacccttggcgaaacacccccctCTATTTCGTCAACACCCTTGGCTAAACACTCTACCTGATTCATCAAGAATTCTATTCCGTCAAGTTGCCTATTTCGTCAAGTTTCCTATTTCGTCAAGGCATCGGTTACGTCAACAACAGTTgcaatttcagaaaccctaatcatgctaacagccgtcaacagcattatcgatcaaacaacaatcatgcagcaACCATAAAATCATCATCTAATCACTATCATTAGATCATGGGTATTCAATCAATCACACAGAATCAATCATCAATCTTAACAGTTTATATCACGAGTATCACTCGAGCACGGTTCCGCTCTATTAATCAAGCTTTAACGTTAGATAGTACTCCGAACAAATTACCAGTAACCCTATATGGCAACTAATTTAGATCTTTGTGCACAAACTAACCGAACCGTGTTTACCGGTTTCTTTACCGTTCACCACAACTCATATTAACAACAACAGAGATTTGCACATAAGATCAAGCATCATACATCATCAGTGAATCAGGTTTTTAATAAACAGCTAGCAAGGACAATAATCTGATAATCATGCAAAAGTTAAATGCTAACCGATTACGGGGTGAATTAGCAAGGATCCGAAGAGAGTCGGGACAATACGTGGCCACCAGTGCACAAGGGATTTCTAGGGTTTCGTGTTTGCAGAAAGTGTAACGAAGTAACTCATTCCGTGCAACTTATACGCGTTTTAATGTTTCGGGCCGTAACTGGGCCTCAACGAATCTGGGCCGGCGAATCACTTGAGTTTCGCCGAGATTGAATTGGCGAAACAGGCTTGTTTCGTTGAGTGGTccttggcgaatcacaactctGATTCGTCGAGATGGTTTGATGGTGAATCAGTCTAAGTGTTTCATAAATATCCATGTTATGTTTTACCACGACAATAAATCACATATATGCACAACCATAACGCGTTTCATTAAAACATGACACGTATGGTTACAAATCAAACAAgacaactactaaacagtcaaagtcaacgtgcaataaatacgaaagtgaaagtcggaaactcgagttgtcacattatccccaacttgaaagaaatttcgtcccgaaatttagcatgcggttactgaggaagctaggtaagttgtatcgtttactggttttcctggggtgtcacatcatccccccgttgatttggaatttcgtcccgaaattctgctgtagtagcttcagcctcagtagtggttgcattggttccgaataactagggatacttgagtttcatttgatcttcacgctcccaggtg comes from the Helianthus annuus cultivar XRQ/B chromosome 4, HanXRQr2.0-SUNRISE, whole genome shotgun sequence genome and includes:
- the LOC110933483 gene encoding uncharacterized protein LOC110933483; protein product: MDNAFIQSMITQEINGYRIGGNFTPQAYKNIVAELSTNLQMNFTKAHLKNRLKTLKHRFCFSARYDMFQGKSLSGFSWNPETQLIEVEDEVWQQLIDSKPTATALKTKKITNYHEMLELFANDRASGAQDETAKERNARL